One window of Triticum dicoccoides isolate Atlit2015 ecotype Zavitan chromosome 5A, WEW_v2.0, whole genome shotgun sequence genomic DNA carries:
- the LOC119297455 gene encoding AT-hook motif nuclear-localized protein 17-like codes for MSFGKADMSKEGMYQERKDAPATRFATPPPMHHRHAGHGDQQQQQLECFSDEVDSRGTAEMKEPGGSAAGSQLVSGGGVGDGSSIEVAKKRRGRPPGSKNKPKPPVVITREAEPAAAMRPHVIEIPGGRDVAEALARFASRRNLGICVLAGTGAVGNVSLRHPCPTAPGAAPAVVVFQGRFEILSISATFLPPAMAAVAPQAAAVAAGLSISLAGPHGQIVGGAVVGPLYAATTIVVVAAAFTNPTFHRLPADDDAPMPVSVSLCGSADADEHRARQHQPEPQEQRHQRRQAPHLTPSAAQPVEPCGVPVYACHPQPQEVMWPLAARAPHQPPPPPPPPY; via the coding sequence ATGTCCTTCGGCAAGGCGGACATGAGCAAGGAGGGCATGTACCAGGAGCGCAAGGACGCGCCGGCCACACGGTTCGCGACGCCGCCGCCGATGCACCACCGCCATGCCGGCCACGgtgaccagcagcagcagcagctggagtGCTTCTCTGATGAGGTGGACAGCCGGGGTACCGCCGAGATGAAGGAGCCCGGGGGCAGTGCGGCCGGCTCCCAGCTCGTTTCAGGCGGCGGCGTTGGCGACGGGTCGAGCATCGAGGTGGCCAAGAAGCGGAGGGGGCGGCCGCCGGGGTCCAAGAACAAGCCGAAGCCGCCCGTGGTGATCACGCGGGAGGCGGAGCCCGCGGCGGCGATGCGGCCGCACGTGATCGAGATCCCCGGGGGCCGCGACGTCGCCGAGGCGCTGGCGCGCTTCGCGAGCCGCCGCAACCTCGGGATCTGCGTGCTCGCGGGCACCGGCGCCGTCGGCAACGTCTCGCTCCGCCACCCCTGCCCCACGGCGCCCGGTGCTGCCCCGGCCGTCGTCGTCTTCCAGGGCCGGTTCGAGATCCTCTCCATCTCCGCCACCTTCCTGCCCCCGGCCATGGCCGCCGTGGCGCCCCAGGCCGCGGCCGTCGCTGCCGGGCTCTCCATCTCGCTCGCCGGCCCGCACGGCCAGATCGTCGGCGGCGCAGTCGTGGGCCCGCTCTACGCCGCGACAAcaatcgtcgtcgtcgccgccgccttcaCGAACCCCACCTTCCACCGCCTCCCCGCCGACGACGACGCGCCGATGCCCGTCTCCGTGTCGCTCTGCGGCAGCGCGGACGCGGATGAACACCGCGCCCGTCAGCACCAGCCGGAGCCGCAAGAGCAGCGTCACCAACGGCGGCAGGCACCGCACTTGACCCCGTCGGCAGCACAGCCCGTGGAACCTTGTGGCGTGCCTGTCTACGCCTGCCACCCGCAGCCGCAAGAAGTGATGTGGCCGCTTGCTGCTCGCGCGCCGCaccaaccgccaccgccgccgccgccgccgtactgA
- the LOC119297456 gene encoding NAC domain-containing protein 92-like isoform X2, with amino-acid sequence MADHLQVQQQHQHQLELPSGFRFHPTDEEIITSYLVPKVLNPTFTAIAIAEVDLNKNDPYDLPKKAKMGEEWYFYCQKDRKYPTGIQTNRATKAGYWKATGKDKEIFHPLPTLIGMKKTLVFYKGRAPRGEKTNWVMHEYRLEISKQPAYGPSTAIAKAAAINASSKERVVCKIFHKNIGVKKVVTPSYAMHMPMFIGGEQQQGSLNSCTFPPPMDYGASLSLAPPLFLSEDSSYQLHAARVGLAMTGSLVLPMVNNPHHEMMGGNPMVSYQQQQMMQMQMQMGADQCFMVGVEPGSESSSMVSREGVDRLGNNVQGNGATTTIDS; translated from the exons ATGGCAGACCACCTTCAAgttcaacaacaacaccaacaccaACTAGAGCTCCCTTCGGGGTTCAGGTTCCACCCTACCGATGAGGAGATCATCACCTCGTACCTGGTCCCCAAGGTGCTCAACCCAACCTTCACCGCGATAGCGATCGCGGAGGTGGATCTGAATAAGAACGACCCGTATGACCTCCCCAAGAAggcaaagatgggggaggagtggtACTTCTACTGTCAGAAGGACCGCAAGTATCCCACGGGGATACAGACCAACCGGGCCACGAAAGCCGGCTACTGGAAGGCCACTGGCAAGGACAAGGAGATCTTCCACCCACTGCCCACTCTCATCGGCATGAAGAAGACGCTCGTGTTCTATAAGGGCAGGGCGCCTAGGGGGGAGAagaccaactgggtcatgcacgagTACAGGCTTGAGATCAGCAAGCAGCCTGCATATGGCCCATCTACCGCCATCGCCAAAGCTGCCGCCATTAATGCATCTTCCAAG GAGCGTGTGGTTTGCAAAATCTTCCATAAGAACATTGGAGTCAAGAAGGTGGTGACCCCGTCGTACGCCATGCACATGCCCATGTTCATAGGAGGAGAGCAGCAACAGGGCTCCCTCAACTCATGTACGTTCCCGCCTCCCATGGACTACGGCGCATCGTTGTCGCTGGCGCCTCCGTTGTTTCTGTCTGAAGATTCTTCGTACCAATTGCATGCCGCCAGAGTCGGCTTGGCGATGACGGGCAGCTTGGTGCTCCCCATGGTGAACAACCCCCACCACGAGATGATGGGCGGCAACCCAATGGTGTCCTACCAACAACAACAGATGATGCAGATGCAGATGCAAATGGGTGCAGACCAGTGCTTCATGGTTGGGGTTGAGCCTGGGAGCGAGTCGTCGTCCATGGTGTCCAGAGAGGGCGTTGACCGGCTGGGCAACAACGTCCAAGGCAATGGCGCCACAACAACCATTGACAGTTAA
- the LOC119297456 gene encoding NAC domain-containing protein 92-like isoform X1, producing the protein MADHLQVQQQHQHQLELPSGFRFHPTDEEIITSYLVPKVLNPTFTAIAIAEVDLNKNDPYDLPKKAKMGEEWYFYCQKDRKYPTGIQTNRATKAGYWKATGKDKEIFHPLPTLIGMKKTLVFYKGRAPRGEKTNWVMHEYRLEISKQPAYGPSTAIAKAAAINASSKKERVVCKIFHKNIGVKKVVTPSYAMHMPMFIGGEQQQGSLNSCTFPPPMDYGASLSLAPPLFLSEDSSYQLHAARVGLAMTGSLVLPMVNNPHHEMMGGNPMVSYQQQQMMQMQMQMGADQCFMVGVEPGSESSSMVSREGVDRLGNNVQGNGATTTIDS; encoded by the exons ATGGCAGACCACCTTCAAgttcaacaacaacaccaacaccaACTAGAGCTCCCTTCGGGGTTCAGGTTCCACCCTACCGATGAGGAGATCATCACCTCGTACCTGGTCCCCAAGGTGCTCAACCCAACCTTCACCGCGATAGCGATCGCGGAGGTGGATCTGAATAAGAACGACCCGTATGACCTCCCCAAGAAggcaaagatgggggaggagtggtACTTCTACTGTCAGAAGGACCGCAAGTATCCCACGGGGATACAGACCAACCGGGCCACGAAAGCCGGCTACTGGAAGGCCACTGGCAAGGACAAGGAGATCTTCCACCCACTGCCCACTCTCATCGGCATGAAGAAGACGCTCGTGTTCTATAAGGGCAGGGCGCCTAGGGGGGAGAagaccaactgggtcatgcacgagTACAGGCTTGAGATCAGCAAGCAGCCTGCATATGGCCCATCTACCGCCATCGCCAAAGCTGCCGCCATTAATGCATCTTCCAAG AAGGAGCGTGTGGTTTGCAAAATCTTCCATAAGAACATTGGAGTCAAGAAGGTGGTGACCCCGTCGTACGCCATGCACATGCCCATGTTCATAGGAGGAGAGCAGCAACAGGGCTCCCTCAACTCATGTACGTTCCCGCCTCCCATGGACTACGGCGCATCGTTGTCGCTGGCGCCTCCGTTGTTTCTGTCTGAAGATTCTTCGTACCAATTGCATGCCGCCAGAGTCGGCTTGGCGATGACGGGCAGCTTGGTGCTCCCCATGGTGAACAACCCCCACCACGAGATGATGGGCGGCAACCCAATGGTGTCCTACCAACAACAACAGATGATGCAGATGCAGATGCAAATGGGTGCAGACCAGTGCTTCATGGTTGGGGTTGAGCCTGGGAGCGAGTCGTCGTCCATGGTGTCCAGAGAGGGCGTTGACCGGCTGGGCAACAACGTCCAAGGCAATGGCGCCACAACAACCATTGACAGTTAA